The nucleotide window ccccgtcccgcctaaccctggagcggttgaccacgagatctagccctttgacttcccacggacgggctttgaccagtggacctctccacccggttgtgtcgggtcggcccatagggatacccgggagcaacatccgggccaaacccacagctaaatccactccgtgtagaaccgacgcggcagtttcccccctccaggtgccgccggcggcgccgtccgtgtggggggccacgcaccggagacacgtgccgcctcttcggacatgccacaacaccaccctgttgtggtaggtcatccgatatatatataaacacttgggagcaaagtccccttcgtatagacccgatgcggctgttccCCATTCCAGGTGCCGGCTAGCGGTGGCACCGCTCGTGAGGCGGGTCACACCGCTGTGTACAGAAccgaaaaataatgtatgtatgcttattaacatgtactatatgtaagttagtcaaataataatatttaagaaaacataaaatatagctatgaaaaaaaaagaaaaaaactaacgaGTGGAGGGGGTGACCGGGAAGTGGATAAGGGAACTATGATAAAAAGATCGATGACgtggtaaaaaaaggaaaaaaaagaaaaaaactatgaaaaaaaatagctatgaaaaaaagaaaaaaaaaactatgccgacggcaaagccgtcggcatagctgcggcaTAGGGCAGATGGCCGGCGCGCCGCGGATCAGTGAtgtggcatctatgccgacggcagccgtcggcataggtggtgGTCGGTGCgcctcggatcgatgacgtggcaagggcatctatgccgacggcctcccgccacggccgtcggcatagatcagaCGCCGTTAGCCGCACGGCACGAGCGGGATCGCCGGGCCCgcaactatgccgacggcccatatatgccgacggccgctGTAGGCGTAACTTGGGGTAAGCCGACAGCCTATCTgggcgacgggggccgtcggcatatctctggATAGCCCGGCGGCTTTATTACACCGACGGCCTGGATATGACTGTCGGCATAGCCCAGACaaggccgacgggggccgtcggcatatatatggCTGTCGGCatagagccctgttccggtagtgacgTACGGTGGTGCTTGGGAGATTCCGTGGTAGCCAAATGATTTGTCTCACGGTGGCCGGCCGGCAGACCAAGTTGACGGGACGTACGGTGGTGCTTGGGAGATTCCGTGGTAGCCAAGTGATTTGTCTCACGGTGGCCGGCCGGCCGGCGACctgggaagagagagagggagagatttttttttatttttatttttttgaattgagAGGGAGAGGATCTGGGAGGGAACTGGAGAAGGTTTGCGATGGATGGAGGCATGGAGCGATGTACTACTACTAGGACGTCTACGTGGGCAGGCTTGAGAGGCGAGGTACGGCCAGGGCCAGCCAAATAACTAAAACAAGGATCCTTTTTTGAGATCCTCTTAATATATACGGATCATGATCATTTCCTAGCTagcgagggtcatatttatttgtATTTGCGTACGGATACATATACACATGTACGTACTAGAGATAGCAGCAACTCCCAAGCATGCATGCAATGCAGATGTAGTCTCCAAATCTGTTGCGTTTTCTTTCTTCTTAGGGAAGAAAGAAAAAGGCGATCTCATTTCCGTCGCTGTCCTCTGGTGGTGTGGGGGGATGATGGGTCCACGCGTGTGGAATGTTTAGGCATTAGTTACttaggtttttaggttgttcatcgtcttgctcCGGCGGCGACGATAGCGCTGTTGAATAAAGAATCTTCATATCCTTCTCTGACGATGCGATCCTGTCTTTATTTGGGGTTGGATTTGAAAACCagactgttcaagcaaggatgatgTGGCGGCGGGGGCATCCTTGTGGTGAacttgtgtcctcgggctccgccgttgcgacggcgtttgcAACAGCGCCGGCGCGGTGTTTGGAAGGTAATCCAGGAGCGGATGCAAATTGTGGTTTGCATCGGCGGTATCTGAAAGATGGTGGAAGCAGTTATGGTTTTCTCCTCCTACGTCTTAGTCGTGCGGGGATGCTAGATCTGGAGTTCGACGGTGTGTCCGGAGTGTTGCCCTAGTTTGATTCGTTCAACGACAATGGCTTCgcctttggtgagccaccttgatgatccgcaaagctgcatatcagtgatggagccgcgtcgagctcgagtAATTAAGGAGGTGATTTGTAAAAATAATAATATATATTCCTTTTCGTGACTGTTGTGGTGGTGCTGCCGGGGAGAGATGACGGGTGTTGGCGTGATGCGCTCAGGGGATTCTTCGGTCTTCATTGTATTTTCCTTTCTTGGCTGGTGCTCCTCAGAGCAAAAGCTAGCGTTTTCACCCGCAGAATGAAAAAAGCTAGGGTTTTGCTGTTTCTTTTAGTTTTGTGAGGTTGTGACATGTGATATGATCTTTATCATCAATGAAAGCAATGGAGATGCGAGGCGAACGTACGAGATGCATGGCATCACGTACACGTGCGTACGACATTCACTGTGCCTCCGGCAGttccacgcatgcatgcatgcatgtcctcGCCGTGCTCCTGGGTTGagacgtgcatgcatgcatgcacgccgcTAGCTAGCTAGGCGAACGAGGCCGGCGCCGTGCTTGTATGATAGAAAAAACAATTTATAGTTATCTAGCAATGCTACAATAGCATATGTATCCAAAGCATCTCATATGAAATAGGGAGTAATTAGCTTGCCTTAATGTTGGCAATTGTTTTTTCAAGAACATACCATGTATATAATATAGAGTtactttttcaatttttttaaatattttttccaTATGGGTGCAACTAGACCCATTCCATTGGGTATTTTCGCTATAATCCTCATATAAATTTATGTAATTTAACTCATTGACATAGAACGTTCAAGCCATCATTCAAGTCATTGATATATGAAAAGTTAAGCATCCTTCTAAAAGTAGGGAATATAGCACTCTAATTACATACGGAAAATGCCCATCCTCTCTAGACATATTGTGCCTCAAAATCATTGCCTATTTGCTTATCTTGAGATGAGGATTGCATTGCTGTAATTTTAAATTGACAAATACTTTGCAGCGAATTCAGCAATATGCTTGTCGGAGCTTCCACCTTCTCGCATTGCCTCCTTAGCCTTCTGCATCAACTTTGCTGCATTCCTTTTATACTCGTTCTTCCTCTCTCCATCCATGACCTCCCTAATACACCTCCCGACCTCCTCACTCCTTAGAAATCCAGTTTCACTCTTCCGCACTCGCACACCCATATCCCATGCGCTCTCCACATACTTTGCGATGGTGGGTTGGTCCGCCCAGTGCGGAATTCCCACAATAGGTACATCGCAAACAACTGCCTCAAGTGTCGAGTTCCAGCCACAATGAGTAACAAAACAACCTACATATACATATATGTTTatgaaataaaaaacaaattttattatgagtttatgtgtttatcAAGTTTTTAATTAATTTTCATACGAGGAGGAAACAAATATGGTCTTGTGATATCATACGTACCGATGGCCTTATGTGCCAGAACCTCAAGTTGGGGGCACCAAGAAACAATCAATCCATTCTTCTCACATTTTGCCTTGACTTCTTCGGATAACTTGTGTACCTCATTGGACCTAACAACCCATATGAAAGGTTTGCCTGAGCTGCATACTCCATTGCCAAGTTCCTCCAGCTGGGTTGTGTCATAGTTCGAGAAAGTCCCGTAGGATACAAGCACAACAGAGGAGATGCTATGTTCCTCTAGCCAATCCAAACACGGTGCATCGTCGCCGAAAAGATTGAAACCATAAGACTTGTTGGAGGGCAGACGATCGTCCTCGAGGTAAAACGATGGCAAGGTGGGGCCTACGGTCTTCGCTCCCCACGTTAATTCCATGTACTCTGCCTCCTGCTCCGTTGGCAAAATGTCAAGCACCAAGTTTTCTTTAAAAACCTAGTTAACTTCCCTAATTAACAAAGATGGAGAATAAAGTTCCATGTTAAATATATATTTTGCGGGAAAGTTCCATGTTAATTTGCAAAACCCATTCCACCGAGTGAGTAGAGAGTACAGGAACACGACTAACCGTTGGCTCGATGTCGCTGAATGAGTTGACGAGCACGTCGTCCGCCTCCACCAGCCCGTCGAACTGCCCAATCGACATCTTAAAAAACCCTGGCTGCGACTCGGGCGCCCCTGCGAATGGCGGCACGTCCTCCGGCCCCAGCTCCACGCCCAGCGCTCCGCGCGCCAGCAGCTCACGCCCGTCCGTCACCGGCGGCGCCAGCCGACCCGCCCACAGCTCACCGTAGATGACGTTCACAGCGCACGGCTGCGAGAAGAACGCCGCGGCAGGCACGCCGGCCGCGCGCGCCACCCGCCCTGCCCACGGCAGGTGCGAGTCGTACACTAGCACGCGCACCGCGGTCGTTTCCTCCGAAAGCAGGAGATCCCTCAGCGTCTCGGACCCCACGGCCTCCAGCCGGGAGAAGTACTCGTCGGTGTCAAGGCATGAGGCGAAGCCGCCGGCGTCGAAGCCGTCGGAGATGGGAGCCACGCGGAAGGGCGCGCCGGGGAGCGGGGTGACGGAGAGCACGTGGCGGGTGGTGACGAGCGTGGGGCGGAGGCCGTGGCGTGCAAGGCGGCGGCCCAGCTCCAGCATCGGGTTCGTGTGGCCCTGTGCCCCCGGGAACGGCAGGAGGAGGAGGCTCCCGCCCTCCCTACGAACTCCATGGCTGACGACGCTGGAGCTGGCGGTGGCCGCCGGCGTGCTCTCCATATTTCCGCTTGGTGTGGTGGTTGGTTTCTTGGGTGTTTCTGTTTCCTAGTGTTTGCATGGACTATGTAGGCATGGAAGCAGAGTGGCGCGCAAGGTTTCTCTTCGGGATAGTCAATCAAAAATTAAAAAATTGCGGGGTCGGGATAGTCAATTTTTGTTGCTGCTGAAGACTGGCGCGCAAGATTGGTGTCGTGCTCTGCGTACGGCCGAGTGGAAGCAACGAGGAAACACTTCCGACGACAATCCAATCATATTATCAGCACGAGTGCTCGGTGGCCTCTAAAATTGTAGCTCGCCACCGGCCCTCCAATCCCGCAACAACAGCGGCCCGGCTGTCACATAAACAAAAACAAGCCAATTCCCCAATGTGATCATACACACATTGGTATCCAATCTTCCCATGACAGAAATTGAGTAATATAATCTATCATGTCTAAACAAACACAAGGGAGAAATTGACACATTTGTAGTTTATTTgtcactagcaaaagagcccgtgtcaGGAAAAAAAATATCACACTTCCCTAACACAATAACCATGACTCAAGACGCTAATAGGTCCACATCCAGTATTTAACACATGGCATCCCATCTGTGTTGCCACTTATCCTCCTCCCACCTTCACCGACGATGGACTCGGTGCTTACACAGTCACAACGTGTTCGAATCTTGTCAATTCTAAGATGTCTGTTGCTTGGCATAAGACGAGATATCATCTCTTTTTTTTCATGTGCGTTTTTGGCGAGGCTTGCATATGCGCTTACAGATGATTTCTTTCGTCTCTAATCATGGTTTTGCTTAGGTGTTCATTTTCAATCCAGATCGGCACCAGTATGAAGGAAAGATGTATCATGTGTTGATTAAGGTTACATCTAAATAGCATTCTTTATAAAAATTATTaataggtaaaataacatcatattcagattctgcacattttttctaatcaaattccatatataacatgCTAAATTCGGAGTTATAGTCTCAAAGATaagaattttaaaaaaatatttgataTGTATTGCGGTTGACTAAACGAAATATTAGGGGTcttgcaaaagaaaaaaattctgacTTAAAACTGGTTCACAAGGTGATTACCAGACATATCAGGGGTTCTTGCGAAAACAAAAATCTAACTTAAAACTAGACCGTGGGTTGATTACCAAGAACATCAGGGGTTTTCTACAAAATAGCATGACGGACCAAGAATGCCTATTCACTTTGTTAGTAGGTACCGATTGATAGGTTATGTGATTGTGTCATGTGATCTTCTCTCTCTGACCAGCTGTGGTCCTTTTCCCTCTTTCACTTCAGGCCATTCAATTGTTAATAATggtttattctttggaaacattttATTCCATATCTAACCCTTTTAACATTAAAACATCATTACAATAAACTTGTCCGATAGTTAGGCTCTGACAGCCAAGTGGAATGCATCCTCACCACATCCCACAATATTTGGAAATTTTAAATCATTATTACTACTCAAATTACCTCCAAATGAGGTTGCAAAAAAACTAGGTTGGACTCTAAAGTAATTTGTCAAAAAAATTTATATTCATTCGTTTAAATCCATCAAATTGTATTCTATGATGTTTTGAAAACAGTTGAATTTAAACCAATGTTGGTGTTATGCAATTGAAATTAATTGATTATATTTTGTATTGTACAAAGTAAAGAACTGGCATTGAAGTTAAACTAAAATTCAGAAAGATTATAAGATGTTTTTGTTTAACTAAATTATAATTCAACATGATTTATACAATATTTTTATCATAATTATATTGTAATTCTAGGTATTTAGCTGGGAAGAAATGGTAATAGTAATAGATCTTAGATTAAATTTACTAAACAATACCTAAAATACGAGGTAAAGTAAATTTCACATTTAATTTCCTTATAAGATTACAAAATCCAATACCATAATCTACAATATGGTCTAGAAGAGTTCGAGAATACAAATATATTTTCTAATTTGAATGTGTGGAATGTATGCAAAATCTTTTTTTATAAAGGATGCTTTTCTTACCTCATAACATAACATCAAGAGATTACAAAACATAATAAGTGGCGGCTAGCCTTTGCATAATTAGTTAGGATGCACACAAACAAAATGATGCCTATGTCGGGGAGGGTGGAGGTCCTATTCGAAGACTATGCTATCACTTATCCTAGATAAAATTGTCATGTGCTCCAACTGCATAGATACCACCGTGAACAACGGTCGTCATGTCATTCTATGTAGCATAGACCATGTATGAATCTTATGCGTACACGGTAGATAACGTGCAAGGGAGAAGAAGTTCTACCATTAAAAATATATCATTTCTACATAAGCAAAACAGTCATAATAAGGCAGATGCTCTCATCCTTATTAGCGTGCAAATATATTGGCACCACTTCTTTGTGGAAGCAagtttgacgctatttggatgactagCCACGTGAAAAGCACGAACGTGCATGGAAAGAAGAGGTGCTTAATTCTCTCGTCTTAAGCACAAAAACTACCTTTCTTGTTTCCTTGCAAGTTGTGGCGTGAGAGATTGTCCTTCATCAGCACAACACTTCGGTGAATGTATCACATGAAAATCTTTAGTTCAGTGCGATATTTAAATTCTAATTGCTCATCATCATTGTCTACTCAAATCTCCTAGTGCGAAAGCTTCCGGTACATACAGCCGACAGTGGATGATCCATGTTTGGTTTGATTCCAGCAAAATTCTCCCCGACCTTGTGCCATGTTATCGTATCCAAGCGAACTAGAAGATGTTGTGATGAGAAAAGACAGGGCCAACCAAATCTCGGTGAAATGATGTATCAGGCGGGGAGGATATCAAAACTTGAGAGTATCACTAGTGGGGACACCCCTGATTAGCGGCGTTTATAAGTGTTGACCGGCCGGCTTCGCAAAGCGTGCAGCTAGTATGACACCGATGGCCCGCGCTAGACAGTGCTAGTCCATAAAAACTAGCAGCGTTCGTGTCGGACGCCGCTAGTTTGTACTAGCCATGCCCgagcggcggcacgccgcgccctaTTAATGCATTTCGGTGAAATTTGTTTCATGTTTTAGTTGTGATGCTGTGTGTGCTGCTGTTGAGTTGACATTCCATCTTTTAAAAAAAATCTGTTATGATTAATGTAAAATATATGTGTATGAAATTGTGTATTCATAATCAGGCAAGTAATGATGCACTATTAGTAATTTGCCTTCATATTTTCAGTTATAAATAACTTGTCTTCCCACATAGCATTTGCGGAATGTACTCATTTATTACAGTTTAAACTGAAAATAAAAAAACTTAAACAAATGTTCAATAGAAAACTATTTTCAAATCCGAAGTTATTTCATTGAGGCCTGATTTCTCTGTTTGCGAAGAGTatgatgaggtgttacatgctgacTGATTTTTCTGTTCGCCTGTTGGTTTATTCTCATCATAATTGCATCATGTTTCTTCAGATTATTTGAATCATGGAAGAAAACAACACGTTTTGAATCATTTGTTCAGACCTTCCAAACTTGCCTTGCGGGTAAAGAATATGGCAGTATATGTTATAAAAAGAAGCAGTATACTGACTGGATTCACTGACCAAGAGTcgcacatactccctccatttctttttagtctgcatataacttTTATCTGAACTTAAAATATCTCtagtttgaccaaacttatagaaaaaaatatcaacatttacaATGCCAAAGGAGTATCTTTAGATTCATTATggaatgtagtttcatattatgtatatttgatattgtagatgttgatatttttttatataaatttgatcaaagtttataaagtttgactcgACACAAtatatgcgaagtaaaaaggaacggagggagtacaattttggaATAGTCCTAGTCCAAAAGCACCTTTAGAATATTCATGGTTCCTTTCTACCAGCCAACATAATTCATGAATTTGAGTGGTCGCTATCTTCAATATTAAGTCATCCCAAATATTAACTCACCTTTAGAATCTTGAATATCTCGTTCTATTTGTTATGCTGTAATTCTGCACTGTCAATGCCACCGTTAAAAATCTTGTGATTGCTAACTTAGAAATACCAAATCATGTCAAAGAGTAGATGAAAGAAAAATACACAAACTGAGACCAAAGCCTTGCTGACCTCTCTATGTACTTGCTGTTCCTCTGTAGAACTCTCGATGCCTTTTGGccctttgaatacaaaattcaggtAGGGAACCTCTCTCCCCAggtgaaatttaaaaaaaaaagtTAAGCAGGAAACCAGGGAGGATGCTGCAAGAGGATGCCTACATATGCCTACTCTGGCTCTAGTTCATGGTATCTTTGTTGATCGCGTCGTTCGATCGTCCGCGTTTCCTCATCAAAGGTTGGAATCTTTAATGAATACATTTCTATGCAGCTTATGGCTTTCTTCTGTACAGGACTACAAATAGTCAGAGACAAGGAAGCTACATTCTGTGATCTCCCTCTACAAACTGCTTCCCTATGATGTCCAGAATTTCCTTTCTATGATACCAGCGAGCCTGCTTATCTGGCATGTTGTTTTCGTTAACCATCATCATGGTTGCACCAGGTTTGTGCAGTCAACACCCCAGACCTATATATGGATCAAACGTGCAGTTGATGTGCTCCTCCCCTGTACAAAAATATACACTCCTTCTCTTCTCCCCTCTCCTGCCAACTGATGTTATAGCAGCTCGATGCAATATGTAAATCGGTTGACATTTGGCGGTCACTTCTTTCTTCTCTCTTGTTATTCGCGCCGATTCCCAATATCTTTCAAACCTTGCACTACTTTAGGTTCCAGCTTGTGCTGAAAAATATTTCCTTGCAAAGACGTTGACCTGCCAAATAGAAGCCCAACAAGGTTGTTTAAAGTTACTAATTAGCATCTATTTAAGTTCTCAAGAGAATCTAGTCTGGCTATTTCTAAGTGGTTTCACGTGGATGCTCAAACTAAATAATAAAGTCTGAATCTGATTTCCTTCAGCTGTTCGTCAAGCTCCTGTTCTGATTCTACTATCTGCATAACCATATGACGCGATTAGTTGTCAGGCTCAGGCAATCTGCACAGGGAATACGAAACACAGGTAGAAATAATGTGATATGTTTTTTGCTAGCGTATTTAAAATAACTGAAGATATAATGTAGGTTTGAAAGACGTCAGTTAACTACACTGATTTCCAATGCAAGTTTTTTTTTGAATGCAATTTCAAGAGTAGTATACAAAATACAAAAAATGAGCAGTGTGACTGAATTTATTCCTTAAACTCACCATAGCAGAACAAAACTTGTGATTTTCCTTTGTATTCATTACAATGGAAGGAATCTTGCAATTTGAACAATGTAGTCTGCTGATTTTCTAGTTTCAATCATCAGCAAGAATGATATTTCATTTTACAATAGAAGAAAACAGCTACAGGTAGCTAGATGCATCGACCCAATAAATGGACAAATTGAAATGAAGACTACCTTGTGATCCTTCCAAAATTCTTTCACAATCCAAACTATGAAATAAAGTACTTCAGGTTCTTACGGAAGATTGCAAACTTGCAACTAAGTTATCAgtaatgatatgctcattccttttCAGAGCTTTAGCAAGGAGAGAGAAGAGCAGCGGCTATCCGAGGTAGAGGAAGACCGGGGTCGAACGGAGTGGTACCGCATCCATTGTTGTCAGATACCTCCTACATTTGTGCTGCTGCTTGTCCGGGAATAAGAAAAAAACGGGGAAAGTGCAGTTCGAATCTGCAAACGGAAACCAAGCCAGCCAAATAAAATTGAATCAATTAGCTGATAAAAATCAGTACATGTATAGTAATGAAAGGAGAAATAGGAGGCGTCACCTCAATCTGTGCAACATAAACAGATGATCTTCATAAATAGACTCACGCGCACAGAAAAATAAGAGGAGACGGGAATCAAAGTAAGGAAAGGAGATGAAAATGCAGGCAGCGTGCGAGGCTAGAAGCCCGTTGGCACGGCCACCAGCGCATGGGCAGCGCTTGTTCCCTCGGGCCGTAGGTAGCGTGCGGGTGTGGGAGGAGCAGGGGCGTGTGGGGTACGGGCGGCTCGCGCGAAGGCCCATGCGGCGGTGGCACGCCCCAGCAGGCGATGCTGTATAGCGTCGTGGTCGACCTGCCGTCGTGCAGGATGCCAGGGCCAGGGCGTGAGACGGCAGGCAAAGCAGCTCCCCGGCGACGGCTTTTCTCAATGGAGCATCTAGAACCGTGCAGCCGGCTCATCCGTGGTGGTGCCTGCTGCTCCTTCGCCTTAGATACCCGACGACGGCCCTGGCACCACTTTTTCTCGAACGACGAGAGGCAGACGGGAGTAAGCCTGGTAGGGTGGCGACGGTGATGCAGGATCTCGCTCCCCAGAGCAGCAGCGGCATCAGACTCGATGCAGCTCCTGCCCGGTACAGGCCCTTGGTGGCGGCCCCGACGGCGGCGGAAACATCGCCACGCTAGCActgattggaggaagaagaaggcaggcAGCAGCGAGCAGGATTGAGggtcggacgcccaccagtatttaTAGGAGACAGCAGCAATGAGGAAACCAAATCAGAAACGACCAGCAGAGGTGGCAGAGAGAAGTCCAGAAAGCAGAATTGAAGCGGCGACCGCCAACAGGAGGACTCGAGAAGCTGCAGGCGACAGAGACGGAAGGCTGAAGTACGTGGCATCAGACGGAAAAAAATAGAAATCGAATCCAACCTGATCTTGGCAACTGCCAGCGATGTGTATCCAACCTAAATTTTTTAGCTCCTAATTGGCCGCTGCTCCACACACCCAGGAAGGTACACGACCATGTCCCCAAGTATTACACGTGTCAGGCATCAGTTGGTCAATTTTTTACGATAGTAAAAGTGAAAAAAACCAGAAAAACTAAATCTAGCCAGGTTTAGTATATGTAGAATACTTTAGCAGCGTTTATGCCTAGAAGCGGGAGGGGAATTTTTGGTCTATGGGGACATATGCACCCTATGTGGATTTTTTTTAGTAATTCAATAAAAAGTCAAAAATtcctaaaaatatttttgaaataaacttgaccttctattGTACTCGTGAGAAATAAAATCCAGAAGAAAAATAtccctttgacttcttttcaaaaaagacaaatttttggctaaaatagtgtgaatagtgacctataatagcaaataaattttgtcttttttgctgtgcGGTCAACTTTTGTTTTTTTCGTCGAGatttatatactagtgcaaaagtaagtcaagtattttgtcaaaatagttcttacctcttttgactttttattaaaatattaaaaaaaatcccCATATAGGGTGCATATACAATCAGGAACCAAAGTGTATTTCCCCCTAGAAGCACTGCTAACTGGTGAAGCACTAGTTGCGTGTCCATGCGGACAACGCTGCTAATCGGCAATTCAAGTAGCAAGGAATATTTTACTAGTCACACTGAGAATAATTTATCATAATATTATCAGGCAATTGTATAGCTTCTctaaatgtgatttccataaaagtataaCCTGCGGCGGAGTCtagaagatttctagaaacaaatctTAATCCCGCATAAAAAAATTATCATTCATAAGCTTAAACCATGAATGAGGCTATTTCTCATAATTGATTCCATTCTAtctcaagattgtgcaacatgttcatgctcaagttgtttATAATTCTTCATGATTTTATTTCTCTTAGCGCGAGGAAAATACTTGGCAATAGAAGCATCCTTACACGCTAGAAGAATTATAAACAGAAGGAGCCACTTGACTAGCTCGGCTTGGTTTTGCGGCCGAGTGGAAGCCACGAGGAAGGTCAGGTCAGGTGCGGCGGATGCATTTTCgaccatacatacatacatacataccacGCCGTCCACATCACTCTTCCGAGGACAAAGACGGAGCAAACTGTCAATCAGACAATTACTCGCAAACACGCGCGCATGATGTGGACAACGATATTACCAGCTCGAGTGGTCAGTGAGGTGAGCGTGAGATGCAGTTCCTCCAATcccgcaacaacaacaacccaaaaGCCAAGTCTCAATATTGCCATGTCTAACAAATACTACAAGGGAGACATGA belongs to Triticum dicoccoides isolate Atlit2015 ecotype Zavitan unplaced genomic scaffold, WEW_v2.0 scaffold94670, whole genome shotgun sequence and includes:
- the LOC119348499 gene encoding UDP-glucosyltransferase UGT13248-like isoform X2 — protein: MESTPGGSLLLLPFPGAQGHTNPMLELGRRLARHGLRPTLVTTRHVLSVTPLPGAPFRVAPISDGFDAGGFASCLDTDEYFSRLEAVGSETLRDLLLSEETTAVRVLVYDSHLPWAGRVARAAGVPAAAFFSQPCAVNVIYGELWAGRLAPPVTDGRELLARGALGVELGPEDVPPFAGAPESQPGFFKMSIGQFDGLVEADDVLVNSFSDIEPTEAEYMELTWGAKTVGPTLPSFYLEDDRLPSNKSYGFNLFGDDAPCLDWLEEHSISSVVLVSYGTFSNYDTTQLEELGNGVCSSGKPFIWVVRSNEVHKLSEEVKAKCEKNGLIVSWCPQLEVLAHKAIGCFVTHCGWNSTLEAVVCDVPIVGIPHWADQPTIAKYVESAWDMGVRVRKSETGFLRSEEVGRCIREVMDGERKNEYKRNAAKLMQKAKEAMREGGSSDKHIAEFAAKYLSI
- the LOC119348499 gene encoding UDP-glucosyltransferase UGT13248-like isoform X1 encodes the protein MESTPAATASSSVVSHGVRREGGSLLLLPFPGAQGHTNPMLELGRRLARHGLRPTLVTTRHVLSVTPLPGAPFRVAPISDGFDAGGFASCLDTDEYFSRLEAVGSETLRDLLLSEETTAVRVLVYDSHLPWAGRVARAAGVPAAAFFSQPCAVNVIYGELWAGRLAPPVTDGRELLARGALGVELGPEDVPPFAGAPESQPGFFKMSIGQFDGLVEADDVLVNSFSDIEPTEAEYMELTWGAKTVGPTLPSFYLEDDRLPSNKSYGFNLFGDDAPCLDWLEEHSISSVVLVSYGTFSNYDTTQLEELGNGVCSSGKPFIWVVRSNEVHKLSEEVKAKCEKNGLIVSWCPQLEVLAHKAIGCFVTHCGWNSTLEAVVCDVPIVGIPHWADQPTIAKYVESAWDMGVRVRKSETGFLRSEEVGRCIREVMDGERKNEYKRNAAKLMQKAKEAMREGGSSDKHIAEFAAKYLSI